In one window of Phycisphaerales bacterium DNA:
- a CDS encoding HIT family protein → MPTIFTRIIKGEIPSHKVYEDDLVYAFLDINPLSRGHTLVVPKEEKVTLDQLGDEAAAALGRVMPRLCRAVMKATGATAYNILQNNGTLAHQAVPHVHFHIIPRFDEPDRSGLTIDWEPYKLEGSEGAALAKSIAAAL, encoded by the coding sequence ATGCCCACCATCTTCACCCGCATCATCAAGGGCGAGATCCCCTCTCACAAGGTGTACGAGGACGACCTGGTGTACGCGTTCCTCGACATCAACCCGCTCTCGCGCGGGCACACGCTGGTGGTGCCCAAGGAGGAGAAGGTCACGCTTGATCAGCTCGGCGACGAGGCCGCGGCCGCGCTGGGTCGTGTCATGCCACGCCTGTGCCGGGCCGTGATGAAGGCGACAGGGGCGACGGCGTACAACATCCTGCAGAACAACGGCACGCTGGCGCACCAGGCGGTTCCGCACGTGCACTTTCACATCATCCCGCGGTTCGATGAGCCGGACCGCAGTGGGCTGACAATCGACTGGGAGCCCTATAAGCTCGAGGGCAGCGAGGGCGCGGCCCTCGCGAAGAGCATCGCCGCGGCGCTCTGA
- the recJ gene encoding single-stranded-DNA-specific exonuclease RecJ — protein MSLLARVFAARGLTDAAACEAFLNPTLRQLHNPSLMPNLDRAAERLLAAAKAGEPIVIYGDYDVDGITATAILYHTLKAIVPECNLRTYVPHRLEEGYGLNAEAIAELAAGGAKVIVSVDCGITATGPAVVARAAGVDLIVTDHHNLPGDGAFPDAYALVHPRLPGSAYPFGELCGAGVAYKLAWRLCTLACGSERVSEPLRNLLCTDLLALASLGVIADIVPLVGENRVMAFYGLRQIRHSYMEGLKALVAAAGLDGEKVGEEDVGFKLGPRLNACGRMGHAREAVELLTTATGARATEIAEELTRKNEERRRVEREIFEQACQMVEWEGMHRDDRRAIVLSHADWNPGVVGIVCSRLVERFGRPTILMREHDGECHGSGRSIDGYSLHAGLEHCAGHLKSFGGHDMAAGLKLESSRMREFVDAFIAHANERIAVEELTGAVGYDTDADIGELTTTEVQQLLRLAPFGRENPSIRLRIPAARIAGRAQTMGKNNKHLLFQLSSSAGSMRWLRVVGWNWADRIDEVPAGRVVDVLIAPKLNEWQGNARVEAELIDLRPAD, from the coding sequence GTGTCGCTGCTGGCCCGCGTGTTCGCGGCCCGAGGGCTGACCGACGCCGCGGCATGCGAAGCCTTCCTCAACCCCACCCTGCGGCAGCTGCACAACCCGTCGCTGATGCCGAACCTGGACCGCGCGGCCGAGCGCCTGCTGGCGGCCGCGAAGGCCGGCGAACCGATCGTGATCTACGGGGATTACGACGTGGACGGCATCACGGCAACGGCAATCCTGTACCACACGCTGAAGGCGATTGTCCCAGAGTGCAATCTCCGGACGTACGTTCCGCACCGCCTCGAGGAGGGGTACGGCCTGAACGCGGAGGCGATCGCGGAACTTGCCGCAGGTGGGGCGAAGGTGATCGTGTCCGTGGACTGCGGCATCACGGCCACCGGGCCGGCCGTGGTGGCGCGGGCCGCGGGCGTGGACCTGATCGTCACCGACCACCACAATCTGCCCGGCGACGGCGCATTCCCGGATGCGTACGCGCTGGTGCATCCGCGCCTGCCGGGGTCGGCGTACCCCTTCGGCGAGCTCTGCGGCGCGGGAGTGGCGTACAAGCTCGCGTGGCGGCTGTGCACGCTCGCGTGCGGCAGTGAGCGCGTGAGCGAGCCGCTGCGGAACCTGTTGTGCACCGACCTGCTCGCGCTCGCCTCGCTGGGCGTGATCGCCGACATCGTGCCGCTGGTGGGCGAGAACCGCGTGATGGCGTTCTACGGCCTGCGGCAGATCCGCCACAGCTACATGGAAGGCTTGAAGGCACTGGTCGCCGCGGCCGGGCTCGACGGCGAGAAGGTGGGGGAGGAGGACGTCGGCTTCAAGCTCGGCCCGCGCCTGAACGCCTGCGGGCGGATGGGGCACGCGCGCGAGGCGGTCGAACTGCTCACCACCGCGACCGGCGCCCGCGCCACCGAGATCGCCGAGGAGCTCACGCGCAAGAACGAGGAGCGGCGGCGCGTGGAGCGGGAGATCTTCGAGCAGGCCTGCCAGATGGTCGAGTGGGAGGGCATGCACCGCGATGACCGGCGCGCGATCGTGCTCAGCCACGCGGACTGGAATCCGGGCGTCGTCGGCATCGTGTGCTCGCGGTTGGTCGAGCGGTTCGGCCGGCCCACGATCCTGATGCGCGAGCACGACGGCGAGTGCCACGGCTCGGGGCGGTCGATCGACGGGTACAGCCTGCACGCGGGGCTGGAGCACTGCGCGGGGCACCTCAAGAGCTTCGGCGGGCACGACATGGCCGCGGGGCTGAAGCTGGAATCCTCGCGGATGCGCGAGTTCGTGGACGCATTCATCGCGCACGCAAACGAGCGGATCGCGGTGGAGGAGCTCACCGGAGCGGTCGGGTACGACACCGATGCCGACATCGGCGAGCTGACGACCACTGAGGTGCAGCAGCTGCTGCGGCTGGCGCCGTTCGGGCGCGAGAACCCTTCGATAAGGCTGCGCATCCCTGCGGCCCGCATCGCGGGGCGGGCGCAGACCATGGGCAAGAACAACAAGCACCTGTTGTTCCAGCTCTCGAGCTCGGCCGGGTCCATGCGGTGGCTGCGGGTGGTGGGCTGGAACTGGGCCGACCGCATTGACGAGGTGCCCGCGGGGCGTGTGGTGGATGTTCTCATCGCGCCCAAGCTCAACGAGTGGCAGGGGAACGCGCGGGTCGAGGCGGAGCTGATCGACCTGCGACCGGCAGATTGA
- the mutL gene encoding DNA mismatch repair endonuclease MutL codes for MPQVITPNRIRTLPTLVANQIAAGEVVERPASVVKECVENSIDAGATRITVDLEQGGIELVRITDDGSGIAEADLPMAIAPHATSKIVSAQDLERVATLGFRGEALASIASVARLSIRSRTADQTGAFVIEVDWDRHNVSGSDGVKPAAGPIGTCITVRNLFYNTPARRKFLRTVGTEQERCLDVMRQLAMAHPAIGFRATCDGRVVMDLPPGQSPRDRVLGVLGGELEDQLLEVNADEFDDSRGVSLWGLVGLPGIARGTNKHQYVFVNGRCVKDRTIQHAIAEAYRGLIDPSRYPTAVLMLELSPAGVDVNVHPAKAEVRFRDGSLVHSVVLRSVREALRAADLTPSIAPAFRPVVGDVALPGSGMLTPPPAQEPPSLSRFVEYFKAPQPDGVSQPLNYTAMRETLSEPRSAAPTNHAGASPVAQEIVRAESPPPRFEVKPVDRVLQVHNSFLVTQDEQGVVIIDQHALHERVMFEYLLARVWAGGLESQQLLAPAVVQVATAQLDRLADLTPLLEKIGISVSPLGKTSVGVNAFPSFLFDRGVDPIEFMQELLEKAETGALRGAGVGKDEGEAALREVLDMMACKAAVKAGDRMSELELAELVKLRGEVERSSNCPHGRPTSIRLTIKELEKLFGRT; via the coding sequence GTGCCCCAGGTCATCACCCCCAACCGCATCCGCACGCTGCCCACGCTCGTGGCGAATCAGATCGCCGCGGGCGAGGTGGTGGAGCGCCCGGCCTCGGTGGTGAAGGAGTGTGTCGAGAACTCGATCGACGCCGGCGCTACCCGCATCACCGTCGATCTCGAGCAGGGCGGCATCGAGCTGGTCCGCATCACCGATGACGGTTCAGGGATTGCCGAGGCCGACCTGCCCATGGCCATCGCCCCGCACGCCACCTCCAAGATCGTCAGCGCCCAGGACCTCGAGCGTGTCGCGACACTGGGCTTCCGCGGCGAGGCGTTGGCCTCGATCGCCAGCGTCGCGCGCCTTTCGATCCGATCGCGCACGGCCGACCAGACCGGCGCCTTCGTCATCGAGGTCGATTGGGACCGCCACAACGTGAGCGGCAGCGACGGCGTCAAGCCTGCAGCGGGCCCGATCGGCACCTGCATCACCGTCCGCAACCTGTTCTACAACACCCCCGCGCGGCGCAAGTTCCTCCGCACCGTCGGCACGGAGCAGGAGCGCTGCCTCGACGTCATGCGCCAGCTCGCGATGGCGCACCCCGCCATCGGCTTCCGCGCCACTTGCGATGGTCGGGTAGTGATGGACCTGCCGCCCGGCCAGTCCCCCCGCGATCGCGTCCTGGGGGTGCTCGGCGGCGAGCTCGAGGACCAGCTGCTGGAGGTCAACGCCGACGAGTTCGACGACAGCCGCGGCGTATCGCTCTGGGGCCTGGTCGGCCTTCCCGGCATCGCCCGCGGCACCAACAAGCACCAGTACGTCTTCGTCAACGGCCGCTGCGTCAAGGACCGCACGATCCAGCACGCGATTGCCGAGGCCTACCGCGGGCTGATCGACCCCTCGCGCTACCCCACGGCCGTGCTGATGCTCGAGCTCTCGCCCGCGGGCGTCGACGTTAACGTGCACCCCGCGAAGGCGGAGGTGCGGTTCCGCGACGGGTCACTGGTGCACTCGGTGGTGCTGCGATCGGTACGCGAGGCGCTGCGGGCCGCGGACCTGACGCCATCAATCGCCCCGGCGTTCCGGCCGGTGGTGGGGGACGTGGCCCTGCCCGGCAGCGGGATGCTGACGCCACCGCCGGCGCAGGAGCCGCCGTCGCTCTCGCGTTTCGTCGAGTACTTCAAAGCACCGCAACCGGACGGTGTTTCGCAGCCGCTGAACTACACCGCGATGCGCGAGACGCTCAGCGAACCGCGATCTGCTGCCCCCACGAATCATGCGGGCGCCTCGCCTGTGGCGCAGGAGATTGTGCGGGCTGAAAGCCCGCCCCCCCGGTTTGAAGTGAAGCCCGTTGACCGCGTGCTGCAGGTCCACAACAGCTTCCTGGTGACGCAGGACGAGCAGGGCGTCGTCATCATCGACCAGCACGCCCTGCACGAGCGCGTGATGTTCGAGTACCTGCTCGCCCGCGTGTGGGCGGGCGGCCTCGAGAGCCAGCAGCTGCTCGCGCCGGCGGTGGTGCAGGTCGCCACCGCGCAGCTCGACCGCCTCGCCGACCTCACGCCGCTGCTGGAGAAGATCGGCATCAGCGTCTCGCCGCTGGGCAAGACCAGCGTGGGCGTGAACGCGTTCCCGAGTTTCCTTTTCGACCGCGGTGTCGACCCCATCGAGTTCATGCAGGAGCTGCTCGAAAAGGCCGAGACCGGCGCGCTGCGCGGGGCCGGCGTCGGCAAGGACGAGGGCGAGGCCGCACTCCGAGAGGTCCTCGACATGATGGCGTGCAAGGCCGCGGTGAAAGCCGGCGACCGCATGAGCGAACTCGAGCTCGCCGAGCTCGTCAAGCTCCGCGGCGAGGTGGAGCGCAGCAGCAACTGCCCCCACGGCCGCCCCACCAGCATCCGCCTCACGATCAAGGAACTCGAGAAGCTCTTCGGCAGAACGTGA
- a CDS encoding ABC transporter ATP-binding protein: MSIVYGAILSHGGESPVPLVVRCRAVTKTYGDGAMAVRALRGVDLDVAQGELLMLVGPSGCGKTTLISVIAGVLERDGGECAVLGTDYNSISNSDRTKFRAENVGFVFQAFNLIPTLTIAENVGVPLLINGVKRAEAVEKAKVLLARVGLGDRTNDLPTRLSGGQQQRVAIARALVHNPKILVCDEPTSALDHATGQRVMELLREVAEGQDLSLVVVTHDQRIFEFADRIAEMDDGRIVRVSTGQGHRQAEHHVTTPLGK; this comes from the coding sequence GTGTCCATCGTGTATGGAGCCATCCTGAGCCATGGGGGCGAATCGCCCGTGCCGCTCGTGGTGCGCTGCCGCGCCGTGACCAAGACCTACGGTGATGGCGCCATGGCCGTGCGTGCCCTCCGTGGCGTTGACCTCGACGTCGCGCAGGGCGAGCTGCTGATGCTCGTCGGCCCCTCGGGCTGCGGCAAGACCACGCTGATCTCGGTCATCGCGGGCGTGCTGGAACGCGACGGGGGCGAGTGCGCGGTGCTCGGCACCGATTACAACAGCATCAGCAACAGCGACCGCACGAAGTTCCGCGCCGAGAACGTCGGCTTCGTGTTCCAGGCGTTCAACCTCATCCCCACGCTCACCATCGCAGAGAACGTGGGCGTGCCGCTGCTGATCAACGGCGTCAAACGAGCTGAGGCGGTGGAGAAGGCCAAGGTCCTCCTCGCCCGTGTGGGGCTGGGCGACCGCACCAACGACCTGCCCACGCGCCTCTCGGGCGGCCAGCAGCAGCGGGTCGCGATCGCCCGCGCCCTGGTGCACAACCCCAAGATCCTCGTGTGCGACGAGCCCACCAGCGCCCTGGACCACGCCACCGGCCAGCGCGTGATGGAGCTGCTGCGCGAAGTAGCCGAGGGCCAGGACCTTTCGCTTGTGGTCGTCACCCACGACCAGCGCATCTTTGAGTTTGCCGACCGCATCGCGGAGATGGACGACGGGCGCATCGTGCGCGTCTCCACAGGGCAGGGACACCGCCAGGCGGAGCATCACGTGACCACGCCTCTGGGCAAGTGA
- a CDS encoding DUF1844 domain-containing protein, producing MAGEEPKLIIDTDWKSQAQAEKERLAQKAAAAAPKAAAPGPGAAAGGAAGQGEGELPQEVGFQDLVGLLATQAMSYLGYYPDPQTGQAMVSLEYAKLHIDMLAVLEEKTKNNLSDQEQKFLTKIVSQLRMDFVEMSKAVAKAVQEGRIKSAGGGGPSIMTPGGAGGIVPPPKP from the coding sequence ATGGCCGGCGAGGAACCCAAACTGATCATCGACACCGACTGGAAGAGCCAGGCCCAGGCCGAGAAAGAGCGCCTCGCGCAGAAGGCCGCGGCCGCTGCTCCCAAGGCCGCCGCACCCGGGCCGGGGGCCGCCGCCGGGGGGGCCGCCGGTCAGGGCGAGGGCGAACTGCCGCAGGAGGTCGGGTTCCAGGACCTCGTCGGGCTGCTGGCGACGCAGGCGATGTCGTACCTCGGTTATTACCCCGACCCCCAGACCGGGCAGGCCATGGTGTCGCTCGAGTACGCGAAGCTGCACATCGACATGCTGGCGGTGCTCGAGGAGAAGACGAAGAACAACCTGAGCGATCAGGAGCAGAAGTTCCTGACCAAGATCGTCTCGCAGCTGCGGATGGACTTCGTCGAGATGAGCAAGGCGGTCGCCAAGGCCGTGCAGGAAGGGCGGATCAAGAGCGCCGGCGGCGGTGGCCCATCGATCATGACTCCGGGGGGCGCCGGCGGGATTGTGCCGCCTCCCAAGCCCTAA
- a CDS encoding YraN family protein, whose translation MTAAVASSLRRLLRAVGLVRVRAGEATTRELGTMGERAAAAHLRGLGFVVLGRNLKVPMGEADLLCREGETVVVVEVKTRLRREGAPELSNLVAPEASVTAKKRRKLLTIAKHLKRANRWPRVRIDVVGVEYDAAGGEPVIRHHPGVAWV comes from the coding sequence TTGACCGCCGCCGTCGCCAGCTCGCTGCGTCGGCTGCTCCGAGCGGTGGGCCTGGTGCGGGTCAGGGCGGGCGAGGCCACCACGCGGGAGCTCGGCACGATGGGGGAGCGTGCCGCGGCGGCGCACCTGCGCGGGCTGGGATTCGTGGTGCTGGGCCGCAATCTCAAGGTGCCGATGGGCGAAGCCGACCTGCTCTGCCGCGAGGGCGAGACGGTCGTGGTGGTGGAGGTTAAAACGCGACTGCGCCGGGAGGGCGCGCCCGAGCTCTCGAACCTGGTCGCCCCCGAAGCCAGCGTGACCGCGAAGAAGCGCCGCAAGCTGCTCACAATTGCGAAGCACCTGAAGCGGGCGAACCGCTGGCCGCGAGTGCGCATCGACGTGGTCGGAGTCGAGTATGACGCTGCAGGAGGCGAGCCCGTGATCCGGCACCACCCGGGCGTTGCGTGGGTTTGA
- a CDS encoding type II toxin-antitoxin system ParD family antitoxin, translated as MDREPQQDISVNDEGAEFIRQELEAGRFDSASDVVNEALRKMRRLEDYRRWLQARLAESEKDIAAGRVFAFEDVMDELDELDKREQSELRQRRRA; from the coding sequence ATGGACCGCGAGCCGCAGCAGGACATTTCCGTCAATGACGAAGGCGCAGAGTTCATCCGCCAGGAACTTGAGGCGGGACGGTTCGACTCGGCGAGCGACGTGGTCAACGAGGCTCTTCGCAAAATGCGACGGCTGGAGGACTATCGCCGCTGGCTGCAGGCCCGCCTTGCTGAGTCTGAGAAGGACATCGCAGCGGGGCGGGTTTTCGCGTTCGAGGATGTGATGGATGAGCTTGACGAGCTCGACAAGCGCGAGCAGTCTGAACTTCGCCAACGGCGGCGGGCCTAG
- a CDS encoding S8 family serine peptidase, with amino-acid sequence MKHASSFCLFALLVSPALAQTAGTDVPRQVVIRLQGDASPEALAQPFGAQVIASYPAKKLYVLQAPQNYSPANTQAMRAQLQNDPRVSAAEQNRFITSPEGTTQSFFVYAFPQLFPTQPSHERINAPGMSPAATGGGVRLAVLDTGVSTHTGISNQMLPGYNFIESTINAGDVGNGVDDDSDGLVDELTGHGTFVTGVAGLLAPNAAVIPVKVLNSDGIGTTFSVAGGIYFAADAGADIINLSFAAPVPSTVVGDAVTYASNRGIAIIAAAGNGGSAQPQYPAASPGVLAVAATDLSDYKAGFSNYGTWVDVSAPGVNVIGTLPGDLYAYASGTSFAAAWVSGVLAAGGTLENGTPKINPSRILQTAADLTLLNPDYVGQLGAGRLDAAAAYPRGCGTADFNGDGDSGTDQDIEAFFACIGGSCCASCFSGGSDFNADGDSGTDQDIESFFRVLGGGNC; translated from the coding sequence CCTCTTCGCGCTCCTGGTCTCGCCGGCACTGGCTCAGACCGCGGGCACGGACGTGCCCAGGCAGGTCGTCATTCGCCTCCAAGGCGATGCGAGTCCGGAGGCGCTAGCGCAGCCATTCGGCGCCCAGGTGATCGCGAGCTACCCAGCCAAGAAGCTTTATGTCCTGCAGGCGCCACAGAACTACTCGCCGGCAAATACCCAGGCCATGCGGGCCCAGCTCCAGAACGACCCGCGTGTGTCGGCGGCCGAGCAGAACAGGTTCATCACGTCGCCCGAAGGAACAACCCAGAGCTTCTTCGTTTACGCCTTTCCGCAGTTGTTCCCGACTCAGCCGTCGCACGAACGAATCAATGCGCCGGGGATGTCGCCCGCCGCCACCGGCGGGGGCGTTCGCCTCGCCGTGCTGGACACAGGCGTCAGTACCCACACCGGGATCAGCAACCAGATGCTTCCCGGGTACAACTTCATCGAATCGACCATCAATGCGGGCGATGTGGGCAACGGTGTCGATGATGACTCCGACGGTCTGGTGGACGAGCTCACAGGCCATGGGACGTTTGTGACTGGAGTCGCGGGCCTGCTGGCGCCCAATGCGGCGGTGATCCCGGTCAAAGTCCTCAACAGCGATGGCATTGGCACAACCTTCTCCGTCGCGGGCGGGATCTACTTCGCCGCTGATGCGGGAGCCGACATCATCAACCTCTCCTTTGCGGCTCCCGTCCCCTCAACTGTCGTTGGGGATGCTGTCACATACGCCAGCAACCGCGGCATCGCGATCATCGCGGCCGCTGGCAACGGCGGCTCGGCTCAACCGCAATACCCCGCCGCTTCACCTGGTGTCCTTGCCGTCGCTGCAACGGACCTTTCCGACTACAAGGCTGGCTTCAGCAACTACGGGACCTGGGTCGATGTTTCTGCCCCCGGCGTGAACGTGATCGGCACCCTGCCCGGTGATCTTTACGCCTACGCGAGCGGCACGAGCTTCGCCGCCGCGTGGGTCAGTGGTGTTCTAGCGGCGGGTGGCACACTTGAGAACGGCACTCCCAAAATCAACCCGTCCCGCATCCTGCAAACCGCCGCCGACCTCACACTCCTCAACCCAGACTACGTAGGCCAGCTCGGCGCCGGGCGACTCGACGCTGCCGCCGCATACCCCCGAGGCTGCGGAACCGCCGACTTCAATGGCGACGGGGACTCGGGCACCGATCAGGACATCGAGGCGTTCTTCGCCTGCATCGGCGGGAGCTGCTGCGCTAGCTGCTTCAGTGGTGGCAGCGACTTCAACGCAGACGGGGATTCCGGGACGGACCAGGATATCGAGAGCTTCTTCCGGGTCCTGGGCGGGGGCAACTGCTGA
- a CDS encoding peptidylprolyl isomerase → MGRHGAVLVVAAGLAAALAGCGGGSGSPTVRGSRPLAPADFAGSGEAVAVQPPPLQQANSPAAEPQLPVVTGPVAASEGVMNITARPGPPRSTTPVNASGSPVLVDAKIGDINGKPVFASRFLATRADLLRARAAELRQKGGPNWKNIWRQEVEADFKTGLNSLINDELLRAEAIANFTPEQRAGFLRFMETISEDLASKNRGSITAASQSLKDQTVQEYLREAEIKQLVGFQLQKSVINRVNVSWRDIRQWYDTHPELYNKPPKAKFRLVQISNRNPDAIEAFKQALAEGKQKFEELARNPANANKPEESGLEEKELTGERSAMEFYGNAELNKAAQTLEPGQTAGPIAFGSYTAWLHLEEIVKENRSLYDEQIRIETGLKAIKMQAEHQKYMQRLRSKATVTSVDEMAKRLLAIAEERYLPREN, encoded by the coding sequence ATGGGACGACACGGAGCGGTCTTGGTGGTGGCGGCGGGTCTGGCCGCGGCATTGGCTGGGTGCGGCGGCGGGTCCGGTTCGCCGACGGTGCGGGGTTCGCGCCCGCTCGCCCCCGCCGACTTCGCGGGTTCGGGGGAAGCGGTGGCCGTGCAGCCTCCGCCGCTGCAGCAGGCCAACTCCCCGGCCGCCGAACCTCAGCTGCCTGTCGTCACCGGTCCTGTCGCCGCCAGCGAGGGCGTCATGAACATTACCGCGCGGCCGGGGCCGCCCCGCTCGACGACACCGGTCAACGCAAGCGGCTCGCCCGTTCTCGTTGACGCCAAGATCGGCGACATTAACGGCAAGCCCGTGTTCGCCTCCCGCTTCCTCGCCACCCGCGCCGACCTGCTCCGCGCCCGCGCGGCAGAGCTGCGGCAGAAGGGCGGCCCGAACTGGAAGAACATTTGGCGGCAGGAGGTCGAGGCGGACTTCAAGACCGGCCTCAACTCGCTCATCAACGACGAACTGCTGCGGGCCGAGGCCATCGCCAACTTCACGCCCGAGCAGCGGGCCGGGTTCCTGAGGTTCATGGAGACGATCTCGGAAGACCTCGCGAGCAAGAACCGAGGCAGCATCACGGCCGCGTCGCAATCGCTCAAGGACCAGACGGTGCAGGAGTACCTCCGCGAAGCGGAGATCAAGCAGCTGGTCGGCTTCCAGCTGCAGAAGTCGGTGATCAACCGCGTGAACGTGAGCTGGCGCGATATCCGCCAGTGGTACGACACCCATCCCGAGCTCTACAACAAGCCGCCGAAGGCAAAGTTCCGGCTGGTGCAGATCTCGAACAGGAACCCCGATGCAATCGAGGCCTTCAAGCAGGCACTCGCCGAGGGCAAGCAGAAGTTCGAGGAGCTCGCCCGCAACCCCGCGAACGCCAACAAGCCCGAGGAGAGCGGCCTGGAGGAGAAGGAGCTCACCGGCGAGCGTTCCGCAATGGAGTTCTACGGCAACGCCGAGTTGAACAAGGCCGCGCAGACACTGGAGCCCGGTCAGACCGCGGGCCCCATTGCGTTCGGCTCCTACACCGCGTGGCTTCACCTGGAGGAGATCGTCAAGGAGAACCGCAGCCTCTACGACGAGCAGATCCGCATCGAGACCGGCCTCAAGGCGATCAAGATGCAGGCAGAGCACCAGAAGTACATGCAGCGGCTGCGTTCAAAGGCCACCGTCACGTCCGTGGACGAGATGGCCAAACGGCTGCTGGCGATCGCAGAAGAGCGCTACCTCCCGCGGGAGAACTGA
- a CDS encoding cob(I)yrinic acid a,c-diamide adenosyltransferase has translation MSIKLTKIYTKTGDDGTTGLVTGARVRKDDLRVECYGTVDETNAAVGLCVLHANDSLPAAVRGGRVREVLQAIQHDLFDLGADLATPYTAKERQNPGTALRIVEAQTLRLERTIDEFNDHLAPLTSFVLPGGTPLAANLHLARTISRRAERLAVALLAREPEGVNAEAIKYLNRLSDLLFVLGRVANENGKLDVLWVPGANRRG, from the coding sequence ATGTCCATCAAGCTCACCAAGATATACACGAAGACGGGCGACGACGGCACCACCGGCCTGGTCACGGGCGCCCGCGTCCGCAAGGACGACCTCCGGGTGGAGTGCTACGGCACGGTGGACGAGACCAACGCGGCCGTGGGCCTGTGCGTGCTGCACGCAAACGACAGCTTGCCAGCAGCCGTGCGTGGGGGGCGCGTGCGCGAGGTGCTCCAGGCGATTCAGCACGACCTGTTTGACCTCGGTGCCGATCTGGCGACCCCGTATACAGCCAAGGAGCGGCAGAACCCCGGCACCGCCCTGCGGATCGTGGAAGCCCAGACGCTGCGCCTGGAGCGCACGATCGATGAGTTCAACGACCACCTCGCGCCGCTGACGAGCTTCGTGCTGCCAGGCGGCACACCACTCGCTGCCAACCTGCACCTGGCCCGCACGATCTCGCGCCGCGCCGAGCGGCTGGCGGTGGCCCTGCTGGCCCGCGAGCCGGAGGGCGTCAACGCGGAGGCCATCAAGTACCTCAACCGGCTGAGCGACCTGCTGTTCGTGCTGGGGCGGGTGGCGAACGAGAATGGGAAGCTCGATGTGCTGTGGGTGCCGGGGGCGAATCGACGGGGCTAG